One window of Hymenobacter sp. BRD128 genomic DNA carries:
- a CDS encoding YajQ family cyclic di-GMP-binding protein, translating to MPSFDIVSKVDPQTLENAINTAKKELATRYDLRDTKGGIELDKKGNTIQLSSENSMRIKALEDILLTRVVKQGIDGTALDFTAEEQASGTLVKKTIKVRAGVDKDAGRKIIKNIKDSKIKVEAQMQDDQIRVSAKKIDDLQAVIALLRRTDNGQPLQFVNMKS from the coding sequence ATGCCTTCCTTCGACATCGTCAGCAAAGTAGACCCGCAAACGCTGGAAAACGCCATCAATACCGCCAAGAAAGAATTGGCTACGCGCTACGACCTGCGCGATACCAAGGGCGGCATCGAGCTCGATAAAAAAGGCAATACCATCCAGCTCAGCTCCGAAAACTCTATGCGTATCAAGGCGTTGGAGGATATTCTGCTCACGCGCGTGGTGAAGCAGGGCATCGACGGCACGGCCCTCGACTTCACGGCCGAAGAGCAGGCTAGCGGTACGCTCGTGAAGAAAACTATCAAGGTGCGCGCGGGCGTAGATAAAGACGCGGGCCGCAAAATCATCAAAAACATCAAGGACAGCAAAATCAAGGTTGAGGCCCAGATGCAGGACGACCAGATTCGCGTGTCGGCCAAGAAGATTGATGACTTACAGGCCGTTATCGCCCTGCTGCGCCGCACCGATAATGGCCAGCCGCTGCAATTTGTGAATATGAAGTCGTAG
- a CDS encoding DsbA family oxidoreductase, producing MKVEIWSDVVCPFCYVGKRKFENALGEFAHRDDVQIEWKSFQLTPDFVPVPGESIHASLAKKKGVSEAEGRRMGDQMTQIAKEVGLAYDFDKTIPANTFLAHQLIHFAAHHGQQGEMKERLFAAYYLEGQDLNSLDTLASLAAEISLDADAARQALLAGTYANEVRRDEYEAQQIGVRGVPFFVFDDKYAVSGAQPSEVFAEVLGTVWAEAHPKAQPTVLADGPACGPEGCD from the coding sequence ATGAAAGTTGAAATCTGGTCCGACGTGGTATGCCCGTTCTGCTACGTCGGCAAGCGCAAGTTTGAGAACGCCCTGGGCGAGTTTGCCCACCGCGACGACGTGCAGATTGAGTGGAAAAGCTTCCAGCTCACGCCCGACTTCGTGCCCGTGCCCGGCGAGAGCATCCACGCCTCGCTAGCCAAGAAAAAAGGCGTATCCGAAGCTGAAGGCCGCCGCATGGGCGACCAGATGACGCAGATTGCCAAAGAAGTAGGCCTGGCCTACGACTTCGACAAAACCATTCCGGCCAATACCTTTCTGGCCCACCAGCTCATCCACTTTGCGGCCCACCACGGCCAGCAGGGCGAGATGAAAGAGCGCCTCTTCGCGGCCTACTACCTCGAAGGCCAGGACCTGAACTCGCTCGATACCCTGGCTAGCCTGGCCGCCGAAATCAGCCTCGATGCCGACGCGGCCCGCCAGGCCCTGCTGGCTGGCACCTACGCCAACGAGGTGCGCCGCGACGAGTACGAGGCCCAGCAAATCGGCGTGCGCGGCGTGCCCTTCTTCGTCTTCGACGATAAATACGCCGTGTCGGGCGCCCAGCCCAGCGAAGTATTTGCCGAAGTGCTCGGTACCGTGTGGGCCGAGGCCCACCCCAAAGCCCAGCCCACCGTGCTGGCCGACGGCCCCGCCTGCGGCCCCGAGGGCTGCGACTAA
- a CDS encoding NYN domain-containing protein produces MNQMNSPLIRVGVFYDGNYFLKISDYYYFQHERKARISLEGLHEFIRHQVAEEEDVDVRLAQITTSHFFRGRLSATEARDKDRLFHDRLLDDILMNLGVCTHYMPLKTRDGRLQEKGIDVWLSLEALEMALHKTLDVVVLIAGDSDYVPLIRKLNTVGTRVMLLNWDFKYEDFKGETRVTRASQHLLEQATYPVAMHAVIDRGLQEQDEVVENMFVTQSEPAAFATMPAPAATNGHATNGQSYAPAAAAASAATAASRAVRPTGPTAAGPVGTIGISTIKNLKNGFGFVVMPPNNLFFSYADLSEGDFNDLREGDWVEFTVGRNHRDEDCARNVRKVAAPAMTGDEDGDYEPTTVAHSMGAVL; encoded by the coding sequence ATGAACCAGATGAATAGTCCGCTCATCCGGGTCGGCGTTTTCTACGACGGCAATTATTTTCTTAAGATTAGTGATTATTACTATTTCCAGCATGAGCGCAAGGCCCGCATTAGCCTCGAAGGCCTGCACGAATTTATCCGCCACCAGGTAGCCGAAGAAGAAGACGTAGATGTGCGCCTCGCGCAGATTACAACCTCCCATTTTTTTCGGGGCCGCCTCTCGGCCACCGAAGCCCGTGATAAGGACCGCCTCTTCCACGACCGCCTGCTCGACGATATTCTGATGAACCTGGGCGTGTGCACGCACTACATGCCCCTCAAAACCCGCGACGGCCGCCTCCAGGAAAAGGGTATCGACGTGTGGCTGAGCCTCGAAGCCCTCGAAATGGCGCTGCACAAAACTCTTGATGTAGTGGTGCTCATCGCCGGCGACTCCGACTACGTGCCGCTCATTCGCAAGCTCAACACCGTGGGCACCCGCGTGATGCTGCTCAACTGGGACTTTAAGTACGAAGACTTTAAGGGCGAAACCCGCGTGACGCGCGCCTCGCAGCACCTGCTGGAGCAGGCTACCTACCCGGTGGCCATGCACGCCGTTATCGACCGTGGCTTGCAGGAGCAGGATGAGGTAGTAGAGAACATGTTTGTGACGCAGAGCGAGCCCGCCGCGTTTGCCACCATGCCCGCCCCGGCCGCTACTAATGGCCACGCCACCAACGGCCAGAGCTACGCGCCGGCCGCTGCCGCCGCTAGTGCAGCCACGGCCGCCAGCCGCGCCGTGCGCCCCACCGGCCCCACGGCCGCCGGCCCGGTTGGCACCATCGGCATCAGCACCATCAAAAACCTGAAAAACGGCTTTGGCTTCGTGGTGATGCCGCCTAACAATCTGTTTTTTAGCTACGCCGATTTGTCGGAAGGCGACTTCAATGACCTGCGCGAAGGCGACTGGGTCGAGTTCACGGTGGGCCGCAACCACCGCGACGAGGACTGCGCCCGCAACGTGCGCAAAGTAGCCGCCCCCGCCATGACGGGCGACGAAGACGGCGATTACGAGCCAACTACTGTGGCGCACTCAATGGGCGCCGTGCTGTAA
- a CDS encoding metal-dependent hydrolase, with product MRGSAHLAIGLITGVAVASLVKGIPFSPAGIALAGFSALAPDLDHPESKLSHRLGFTYGYVRWAFGLAALGLAAYAYWQLRPGPDQRLTYTAALAFGLLGVALQGGSARRLALLFTGLATVLAGLYAQYLWLSLLGTFIAVAPFTAHRTWTHTLWATALWTYIGYLADHALGWRGIAQYAGAGYASHLLADTLTKSGVQWLRPVGICFKIPLLSTGSKTGNILEAAICLGYGLLVLGLAIGRIGF from the coding sequence TTGCGCGGTTCTGCACACCTGGCCATCGGCCTCATTACGGGCGTAGCTGTGGCTAGCCTCGTCAAGGGTATTCCATTCTCACCCGCCGGCATTGCCCTGGCGGGCTTTTCGGCCCTCGCCCCCGACCTCGACCACCCCGAGAGCAAGCTCAGCCACCGGTTGGGCTTCACTTACGGCTACGTGCGCTGGGCTTTTGGGCTAGCGGCGCTGGGGCTGGCGGCCTACGCCTATTGGCAGCTGCGGCCCGGCCCCGACCAGCGCCTCACCTACACGGCGGCCCTGGCCTTCGGGCTGCTGGGCGTGGCCTTGCAGGGCGGCTCGGCCCGCCGGCTGGCATTGCTTTTTACGGGGCTAGCCACGGTGCTGGCGGGCCTGTATGCGCAGTACTTGTGGCTGAGCCTGCTGGGCACGTTTATCGCGGTGGCCCCCTTCACGGCCCACCGCACCTGGACGCACACCCTTTGGGCTACCGCGCTCTGGACCTACATTGGCTACCTGGCCGACCACGCGCTGGGCTGGCGCGGCATTGCGCAGTATGCCGGGGCCGGCTACGCTTCGCACCTGCTGGCCGACACCCTCACCAAATCGGGGGTACAGTGGCTGCGGCCCGTGGGCATCTGCTTCAAAATACCGCTGCTCAGCACTGGCTCCAAAACCGGGAATATCCTAGAAGCTGCCATCTGCCTGGGCTATGGCCTGCTGGTGCTGGGGCTGGCTATCGGGCGCATTGGGTTTTAA
- a CDS encoding TonB-dependent receptor: MHVKVQVQDAGGQPVATHLSVAVAEAGAASLDPEAGNVATNLLLTSDLAGYVENPAYYFQNTNPETAQALDNLLLTQGWRRYVWKQVLGPTPPPITYPAEQSLSLSGRVTGMGQQGIANSQLTFIQSKPARSVLTATTGPDGRFNFTGFPGRDTAVITLQARRQTGGSNVMIRPDLGPPTFGAPLPPLPPLAAAPPGVADYLRRSRQQQVQERQNNPDAYVARTVQLGNVAVTGKKELVARDDTRRLYGAVANTVIDFANNLSAQSGLSIFQVLQGRVAGLTISGSPPNMNVQIRGSGSPIFILDGMKVDDDAISSIPANQVESVEVFKGPEAAIFGAGSNGGVIAVYTKRGDKNYKGADKGPSPGLLVIKLPGYYQAREFYQPRYGAPVLNAPASDPRRLTLYWDPTFSTDLKGQGEFLFYTADGGGNFQIATEGVSLAGDPSQGKATIYVAPKSR; this comes from the coding sequence GTGCACGTGAAAGTGCAGGTGCAGGATGCTGGTGGCCAGCCGGTAGCTACGCACCTCTCGGTGGCCGTGGCCGAGGCGGGCGCGGCTAGCCTCGACCCCGAGGCCGGCAACGTGGCCACCAATCTATTGCTGACCTCCGACCTGGCCGGCTACGTCGAAAATCCGGCGTACTACTTCCAGAACACCAACCCCGAAACCGCCCAGGCCCTCGACAACCTGCTGCTCACCCAGGGCTGGCGCCGCTACGTGTGGAAACAGGTGCTGGGGCCCACGCCGCCACCCATTACCTACCCCGCCGAGCAATCGTTGAGCCTCTCTGGCCGGGTCACCGGCATGGGCCAGCAGGGCATTGCCAATAGCCAGCTTACCTTTATCCAAAGCAAGCCTGCGCGCAGCGTACTCACGGCTACTACCGGGCCCGATGGGCGCTTCAACTTCACGGGCTTTCCGGGCCGCGACACGGCCGTGATAACCTTGCAGGCGCGGCGCCAGACGGGCGGCAGCAATGTCATGATTCGGCCCGACCTGGGGCCGCCTACCTTCGGGGCGCCTCTGCCGCCGCTACCACCCCTGGCCGCCGCGCCGCCCGGCGTGGCCGACTACCTGCGCCGCAGCCGCCAGCAGCAGGTGCAGGAGCGCCAGAATAATCCTGATGCTTACGTGGCGCGCACCGTGCAGCTCGGCAATGTGGCCGTGACCGGCAAAAAAGAGCTCGTAGCCCGCGACGATACCCGCCGCCTCTACGGCGCGGTGGCTAACACTGTCATCGACTTCGCTAATAACCTTTCGGCGCAGTCGGGCCTGAGTATTTTTCAGGTGCTACAGGGCCGCGTGGCGGGCCTCACCATATCGGGCTCGCCGCCCAACATGAACGTGCAGATTCGCGGGTCCGGCTCACCCATCTTCATCTTGGATGGCATGAAGGTCGATGACGATGCCATCAGCTCCATCCCCGCCAATCAGGTGGAAAGCGTAGAAGTCTTTAAAGGGCCCGAAGCCGCCATTTTCGGTGCCGGCTCCAACGGCGGGGTTATTGCCGTGTATACCAAGCGCGGCGACAAGAACTACAAGGGCGCAGATAAAGGTCCTAGCCCCGGCCTCTTGGTAATAAAGCTGCCCGGCTACTACCAGGCCCGGGAGTTTTACCAGCCGCGCTACGGCGCGCCCGTCCTGAATGCCCCCGCCTCCGACCCGCGCCGCCTCACCCTCTACTGGGACCCCACCTTCAGCACCGACCTCAAGGGCCAGGGTGAGTTTCTGTTTTATACGGCCGACGGCGGCGGTAATTTCCAGATTGCCACCGAAGGCGTCAGCCTGGCCGGCGACCCTAGCCAGGGCAAAGCCACCATCTACGTAGCGCCCAAATCGCGCTAG
- a CDS encoding TerC family protein: protein MSPLAAFSPEHFAAFSQVQTWVSLLTLTLMEIVLGIDNIIFISITVNRLAPNEQTRGRTIGLLLALLFRIGLLLSISWIVSLRAALFTINLPPLIKDFGVSGRDLILMAGGLFLIYKSTTEIHTKLQGEEEDENVAKTHAKLGTIILQIIVIDIVFSFDSILTAVGLVDNVLVMIAAVICAMGIMLAFSGAVADFVNRNPTIKMLALSFLIMIGFMLVMEAAHKEVEKGYLYFAMAFSLVVELLNMRLRRKSKNGPVHLRDSPND from the coding sequence TTGTCACCACTCGCTGCTTTTTCGCCTGAGCACTTCGCGGCTTTCTCGCAGGTGCAAACCTGGGTTAGCCTGCTCACCCTCACGCTGATGGAAATCGTGCTGGGGATTGACAACATCATCTTTATCTCCATCACCGTCAACCGGCTAGCCCCGAATGAGCAGACTCGGGGCCGCACCATTGGCCTGCTGCTGGCGCTGTTGTTTCGCATCGGGCTGCTGCTCAGCATCTCTTGGATTGTGAGCCTGCGCGCGGCGCTGTTTACCATCAACTTGCCGCCGCTGATTAAAGACTTTGGCGTGAGTGGGCGCGACCTTATCTTGATGGCGGGCGGCTTGTTCCTGATTTATAAGAGCACTACCGAAATTCATACCAAGCTGCAAGGCGAGGAAGAAGACGAAAACGTGGCCAAAACCCACGCCAAGCTGGGGACTATCATCTTGCAAATCATTGTCATTGACATTGTTTTCAGCTTCGATTCTATCCTCACGGCCGTGGGCCTCGTGGACAATGTGCTGGTGATGATAGCGGCCGTTATCTGCGCTATGGGCATTATGCTGGCCTTCAGTGGCGCGGTGGCCGACTTCGTGAACCGCAACCCGACCATCAAGATGCTGGCGCTGTCGTTTCTCATCATGATTGGCTTTATGCTGGTGATGGAGGCCGCCCACAAGGAAGTCGAAAAAGGCTACCTGTACTTTGCCATGGCCTTCTCGCTGGTAGTAGAGCTGCTGAACATGCGCCTGCGCCGCAAAAGCAAAAACGGCCCGGTGCACCTGCGCGATTCGCCAAACGATTAA
- the mfd gene encoding transcription-repair coupling factor — protein MQVADFLRLYRLDAELQTLSARLLAAYKPAEPSRPADDAARGGELRVHLRGLVGSQDAVVAAASAHHAHPNVFVLHDKDEAALFMADLRHLLPDGPEALLFPSSYKRPYEFDETENANVLMRAEVLNQLNASRQASVAALGKAPLIVTYPEALSEKVINRQSLVQNTFSAKVGDKLDVNFLGELLGQYDFEKADFVYEAGQYAVRGGIVDVFSYANELPYRLELFGDEIESIRTFNPETQLSVEPRTSVSIIPNVQTKLLQERRESFLEFLPRTSCLWVKDVRQTLDVVTELFDKAESNFKRVLDEAGGMQIVSKPSDLFENGKSLRKCFDEFAIIEFGKRFYFKNAQEFQFAAKPQPSFNKDFERLLKNIRENKVRDFTTIIAADSVRQADRLRTIFDELDPNVQFQHLLIALREGFIDEQLGLAVYTDHQLFERYYRAQETRKFSKKKALTLRELKTLQPGDYVTHQDYGIARFAGLTQVEINGHVQEAIRLVYRDDDVLTVSIHALHKIAKYSGAEGSPPTMSKLGSPEWENKKKSVKKKVKDIAADLIRLYAKRKTAPGFAFSKDDFLQAELESSFIYEDTPDQAKATEDVKQDMQQPHPMDRLVCGDVGFGKTEIAIRAAFKAAANGKQVAVLVPTTILAMQHYKTFRDRLANFPVTVEYINRFKTPKQVKETMERVAAGRTDILIGTHALTNKRLQFKDLGLLIIDEEQKFGVKTKDKLKEIKVNVDTLTLSATPIPRTLHFSLMGARDLSVIATPPPNRQPVQTELHVFDETLVRDAIARELKRGGQAFFVHNRISDIVEMAAMIVRLVPNARVTVAHGQMEGDELEKRMMKFVEGEYDVLVSTNIIESGLDIPNANTIIINRAHLTGLSDLHQMRGRVGRSNRKAYCYLLTPPVANLPADARKRLNTLEEFSDLGAGFNVAMRDLDIRGAGNLLGGEQSGFINDLGYEAYHQVLDEAVQELKETEFRDLFLGEGTAGTSQQRLQLAAGALNAPKETQIETDLPVLIPDTYVNNVSERLQLYAKLDRTQKPEELAKLVASMTDRFGPLPEQVQQLVDIVKLRWQASRLGFDKLTLKRETLRAYVPAGAGHEAYFQGEQFGQILNFVQTHPRTARMKDQKDKLQVTIDGIKNVGMAQRLLVELGAAEMVLA, from the coding sequence GTGCAAGTAGCTGATTTTCTTCGCCTTTACCGCCTCGACGCCGAGCTGCAAACCCTGAGCGCCCGCCTGCTGGCTGCCTACAAGCCCGCCGAGCCCAGCCGCCCGGCCGACGACGCGGCCCGCGGCGGTGAGCTGCGCGTGCACCTACGGGGCCTGGTAGGTTCGCAGGATGCCGTGGTGGCCGCCGCCAGCGCCCACCACGCGCATCCCAACGTGTTTGTGCTGCACGACAAGGACGAAGCGGCGCTCTTCATGGCCGACCTGCGCCACCTGCTGCCCGACGGGCCGGAGGCGCTGCTGTTTCCGAGCTCCTACAAGCGGCCCTACGAGTTTGACGAAACCGAAAACGCCAACGTGCTGATGCGCGCCGAGGTGCTTAACCAGCTCAATGCCAGCCGGCAGGCTAGCGTGGCGGCGCTGGGGAAGGCCCCGCTCATCGTAACGTACCCGGAGGCGCTGAGCGAGAAGGTTATCAACCGCCAGAGCCTGGTGCAGAATACCTTCTCGGCTAAGGTGGGCGATAAGCTGGACGTGAATTTTTTGGGCGAGCTGCTCGGGCAGTATGACTTCGAAAAGGCTGATTTTGTGTACGAAGCGGGGCAATACGCCGTGCGTGGCGGCATCGTGGACGTGTTCAGCTACGCTAATGAGCTGCCCTATCGCCTCGAACTATTTGGCGATGAGATAGAAAGCATCCGCACGTTTAACCCCGAAACGCAGCTTTCGGTGGAGCCGCGCACCTCGGTGAGCATTATTCCGAACGTGCAAACTAAGCTATTGCAGGAACGGCGCGAGTCGTTTCTGGAGTTTTTGCCGCGCACCAGCTGCCTGTGGGTCAAGGATGTGCGCCAGACGCTGGACGTGGTGACGGAACTGTTCGACAAGGCCGAAAGCAACTTTAAGCGCGTGCTGGACGAGGCTGGCGGAATGCAAATCGTGTCAAAGCCCAGCGACTTGTTTGAGAATGGCAAGAGCCTGAGAAAGTGCTTCGACGAGTTTGCCATTATTGAGTTTGGCAAGCGTTTTTACTTTAAGAATGCGCAGGAATTTCAGTTTGCGGCCAAGCCGCAGCCGAGTTTTAACAAGGATTTTGAGCGCCTGCTGAAGAACATCCGGGAAAATAAGGTGCGTGATTTCACCACCATTATCGCGGCCGACTCGGTGCGGCAGGCCGACCGCCTGCGCACGATTTTCGATGAGCTGGACCCGAATGTGCAGTTTCAGCACCTACTCATTGCCCTGCGCGAGGGCTTTATTGATGAGCAGCTGGGGCTAGCCGTGTACACTGACCACCAGTTGTTTGAGCGCTACTACCGGGCGCAGGAAACGCGCAAGTTCTCGAAGAAAAAGGCGCTCACTTTGCGCGAGCTCAAGACCCTGCAGCCCGGCGACTACGTGACGCACCAGGACTACGGCATTGCGCGCTTCGCGGGCCTGACGCAGGTGGAGATAAACGGGCACGTGCAGGAGGCTATCCGGCTGGTTTACCGGGATGATGACGTGCTGACGGTGAGCATTCACGCGCTGCACAAGATTGCGAAGTACAGCGGGGCGGAAGGCTCGCCGCCTACCATGAGCAAGCTCGGCTCGCCGGAGTGGGAGAACAAGAAGAAGTCAGTTAAGAAAAAGGTGAAGGACATTGCGGCCGACCTTATCCGGCTGTATGCCAAGCGCAAGACGGCGCCGGGCTTTGCTTTTTCGAAGGATGACTTTTTACAGGCCGAACTGGAGTCGAGCTTCATTTACGAGGACACGCCCGACCAGGCCAAGGCCACCGAGGACGTGAAGCAGGACATGCAGCAGCCCCACCCAATGGACCGGCTCGTGTGCGGCGACGTGGGCTTTGGCAAGACGGAAATCGCCATTCGGGCGGCCTTTAAGGCGGCGGCTAATGGCAAGCAAGTGGCGGTGCTGGTGCCGACTACGATTTTGGCGATGCAGCACTACAAGACCTTCCGCGACCGGCTAGCCAACTTCCCGGTGACGGTGGAGTACATCAACCGCTTCAAGACGCCCAAGCAGGTGAAGGAAACGATGGAGCGCGTGGCGGCGGGCCGCACTGATATTCTAATCGGCACGCACGCGCTGACCAATAAAAGGCTGCAATTCAAGGATTTGGGGCTGCTTATTATTGACGAGGAGCAGAAGTTTGGCGTCAAGACCAAGGACAAGCTCAAGGAAATTAAGGTGAACGTGGACACGCTCACGCTTTCGGCCACGCCGATACCACGCACCTTGCACTTTTCCTTGATGGGTGCCCGCGATTTGAGCGTGATTGCCACGCCGCCACCCAACCGGCAGCCGGTGCAAACCGAGCTACACGTGTTTGACGAAACCCTGGTGCGCGATGCCATTGCGCGCGAGCTGAAGCGCGGCGGGCAGGCGTTTTTCGTGCACAACCGCATCAGCGACATCGTGGAGATGGCGGCCATGATAGTGCGCCTCGTGCCCAACGCCCGCGTGACCGTAGCCCACGGCCAGATGGAAGGCGACGAGCTGGAAAAGCGCATGATGAAGTTTGTGGAAGGCGAGTACGACGTGCTGGTTTCGACCAACATCATTGAGAGCGGGCTGGATATTCCGAATGCTAACACCATCATTATCAACCGGGCGCACCTCACCGGCCTCTCCGACCTGCACCAGATGCGCGGCCGCGTGGGCCGCTCGAACCGCAAGGCCTACTGCTACCTGCTGACGCCGCCGGTGGCTAACCTGCCGGCCGATGCCCGCAAGCGCCTCAACACGCTGGAAGAGTTTTCGGACCTGGGGGCGGGCTTCAACGTGGCCATGCGCGACCTCGACATCCGGGGCGCGGGCAATTTGCTGGGCGGCGAGCAGTCGGGCTTTATCAACGACCTCGGCTACGAAGCTTACCACCAGGTGCTCGATGAGGCGGTGCAGGAATTGAAGGAAACTGAGTTTCGGGACCTGTTTTTGGGTGAGGGCACGGCCGGCACCAGCCAGCAGCGCCTGCAACTGGCGGCCGGCGCGCTCAACGCGCCCAAGGAAACCCAGATTGAAACCGACCTGCCGGTGCTCATCCCGGACACCTACGTCAACAATGTATCGGAGCGCCTGCAGCTCTACGCCAAGCTCGACCGGACGCAGAAGCCGGAGGAGCTAGCCAAGCTAGTGGCCAGCATGACCGACCGCTTCGGGCCGCTGCCCGAGCAGGTGCAGCAGCTCGTGGACATCGTGAAGCTGCGCTGGCAGGCTAGCCGCCTGGGCTTCGACAAGCTGACCCTGAAGCGTGAAACGCTGCGCGCCTACGTGCCCGCCGGGGCCGGGCACGAGGCATACTTCCAAGGCGAGCAGTTTGGGCAGATTCTGAATTTCGTGCAGACGCACCCGCGCACGGCCCGCATGAAAGACCAGAAGGATAAGCTGCAAGTCACCATCGACGGCATCAAGAACGTGGGCATGGCTCAGCGCCTGCTCGTGGAGCTAGGGGCCGCCGAGATGGTGCTGGCGTAA
- a CDS encoding aldo/keto reductase, with product MDYQKLGSSDVRVSRITFGSWAAGGWMWGGTEQNDAVGAIHAAHDLGVTSIDTAPVYGMGLSEQIVGEAIKSLPRDKVQILTKFGMRWDQPKGDFAMKTKDNQGRDLDVYKYASRDSIIKECEESLKRLGTDYIDLYQQHWPDVTTPIAETMEAVQRLIEQGKVRAAGVSNYSVAQLEEAEKTLTLASNQVPYSMLRRDIEKDVVPYAQQHNQAILVYSPLQLGLLTGKMKPGQHFDASDLRSTNRLFKPEAVTKVNEFLNKIRPLAETKNATLGQLVLRWTLAQPGITVVLVGARNPEQAVQNARAMDVQLSFEEVDFINKQLASLQLG from the coding sequence ATGGACTATCAGAAATTAGGCTCGTCCGACGTCCGCGTTTCGCGCATCACTTTTGGCAGCTGGGCGGCCGGCGGCTGGATGTGGGGCGGCACCGAGCAAAATGACGCCGTGGGCGCCATTCACGCCGCCCATGACCTCGGGGTGACCAGCATTGACACGGCCCCGGTCTACGGCATGGGCCTGAGCGAGCAGATTGTGGGCGAGGCCATCAAGAGCCTGCCGCGCGACAAGGTGCAGATTTTGACCAAGTTCGGCATGCGCTGGGACCAGCCCAAGGGCGACTTCGCCATGAAAACCAAGGACAACCAAGGCCGCGACCTCGATGTGTATAAGTACGCCAGCCGCGACAGCATCATCAAGGAATGCGAGGAAAGCCTCAAGCGCCTGGGCACCGACTACATCGACCTTTACCAGCAGCACTGGCCCGACGTGACTACACCCATTGCCGAAACGATGGAGGCCGTGCAGCGCCTCATCGAGCAAGGCAAGGTGCGGGCCGCCGGCGTGAGCAACTACTCGGTGGCCCAGCTGGAGGAAGCTGAGAAGACGCTGACCCTAGCCAGCAACCAGGTGCCGTACAGCATGTTGCGCCGCGACATTGAGAAAGACGTGGTGCCCTACGCGCAGCAGCACAACCAAGCCATCTTGGTCTACAGCCCCTTGCAGCTAGGTCTGCTGACCGGCAAAATGAAGCCCGGCCAGCATTTCGACGCCAGCGACCTGCGCAGCACCAACCGCCTCTTCAAGCCCGAGGCAGTGACGAAGGTCAATGAGTTTCTGAACAAAATTCGGCCCCTGGCCGAAACCAAAAACGCCACCCTGGGCCAGCTCGTGCTGCGCTGGACGCTGGCGCAGCCCGGCATCACGGTGGTGCTGGTGGGCGCCCGCAACCCCGAACAGGCCGTGCAAAACGCCCGCGCGATGGACGTGCAGCTGAGCTTCGAGGAGGTCGATTTTATCAATAAACAGCTGGCTAGCCTGCAATTGGGCTAG
- a CDS encoding PaaI family thioesterase, whose amino-acid sequence MPSPPTDWPALVAHYNRINRYGQANGMTLTVAEPGQAEYRMVIQEAHLSSPGTAHGGVLAGLMDAVLGAAALTLAYTAGDLVSTVEFKINYLRPVHLGDDLRAVARVEHTGKSIIVASGTIYRQADDAADPAVAQGLGTFNRYPVAKKQL is encoded by the coding sequence ATGCCTTCTCCCCCTACCGACTGGCCGGCCCTGGTGGCCCACTACAACCGCATCAATCGCTACGGCCAAGCCAATGGCATGACGCTCACGGTAGCCGAGCCGGGGCAGGCCGAGTACCGCATGGTTATTCAGGAAGCCCATCTCTCGTCGCCGGGCACGGCGCACGGCGGCGTGCTGGCCGGGCTTATGGATGCCGTGCTGGGGGCGGCAGCGCTCACGCTAGCCTACACGGCTGGCGACCTGGTATCGACGGTCGAATTCAAAATTAACTACCTGCGCCCCGTGCACCTCGGCGACGATCTGCGCGCCGTGGCTAGGGTCGAGCACACCGGCAAGTCGATTATCGTGGCCAGCGGCACCATCTACCGCCAGGCCGACGATGCCGCCGACCCCGCCGTGGCCCAGGGCCTGGGCACCTTCAACCGCTACCCGGTGGCCAAAAAGCAGCTGTAA